In Candidatus Stygibacter australis, the genomic window ATCCATCTCAACCGTTATTACAGTGATATTACACAAGACCTTAACCATGAAATCGCAAACTATGCAGAAATTGAACCAGAACAGCTTATATCAGGTAATGGTGCGGATGAAATGCTTTACTTTCTGTTCAATGCAGTCAGAGATAACGGTAATTCTTTTGCCCTTACTCTCTCCCCCTCTTATTTTGATTATCAAAGTTATTGCGATGCTGTAGGATTATCCCTCAAAACCTTCCCACTTTCAGAAGATTTCAGCTTTGAGCCTGATAATCTCATGAAGTTAGCTGATGATCCTGATTGCAAACTTGTGATTATCTGTAATCCCAATAACCCTACTGGAAACCTATTTCCTTACGAAGATATAATTCAGATTATTGAGAAAAATCCTCAAAGGCTGATGCTTATTGATGAAACATATTTTGAGTTCTCTGGTGTTACTTTAGTGCCATTGATCAATAAATATCCTAATCTGGTTATTATCAGAACCTTCTCAAAGGCATTCTCGGCTGCCGGTTTGCGCTTTGGCTATCTGATCTCCTGCCAGAATAATATTAATGAGATCAAAAAAGTTGTTACTGCTTTCAACATGAGCATATTTACACAGGCTATGGCTTTAACGATTATTAGAAACAAGGGAATTTTCCTCGAATACAATCAGAAAATAATTCAGCAGAGAGAACTTCTCTACAATAATATCACAACACTTCCTCAGGTGCAGGTTTTCAAATCCTACACCAATTTTCTGCTCTTTCGTCATAAAGATTACATTGACTTATTCAACTATCTTAAAGAAAATGAAATCGCAGTTAGAAATGTCGGAAATCAGGGCATTTTAAAGAATTGTCTGAGAGTTTCCGTTGCGGAAGATAAATTAAACAGGATTTTTTTTAAAAAGGTAAATGAGTTTGGATTATGAGGAAGTATAAGTTTGTTTTACTGCTAACTGTTGTTGTAGCAGTCTTTTTTGTTCTTAGCTGGTTTGTCTATGATGGGATAGATATTTTCTTTTCCATAGTGTATTCTGCGCCTTCAGAAAAAGAGGAAACCGTGAAAGCTACCACTACTACTCCAAGTAAAACTGTAAGAACAAAATATTCAAGTAAAGAAGCAAAGCCGGAAACCCAAACAAGAGATGATATGGAAGCACCAGAATCTCGTTATGATAAATTGAGTAGTACCTCTTATCGCAAAAGTGCCTTAGAAAAATTTGTGGTAAAAATTTTCCCGGAACAGCTCAGTTATATTCTTAATCCCTACACCTTCTTCCTCCTTTTAGTGCTGACGGTACTGCCTATAATAGGCATTTTTATTTATTTAATAATTTTTTCTCTAAAGTGATATTTTCAATTTCCAGGATTTTTTTAATTTTTATTTTTAAAAAGCTGATTTTCCGTTCATACATAGCTAAGGCTCTATAAGTCAATCAGATAGCTATACATTGCGTGGGTCTTTGATGATTTATTATTATTAAGTTATAAAAATAATTTAACTTAAGTTTCGCAGATGTAAAAGCCTCTCATAAACAACGTATTATATACTTTAATATACGCGAATAACTGGTATCAAATAGCTGCGATAATTAAAGTTAACAACATATTTACATTAAATATGATTAATATAAAAAAATAATCTACAATGAGTACGAGTTAAAGTAGCTTAATCGTCTCGATTAAGCATTTTCTTAATGATTAATCGAGGACGATTAATCTACGTTACAATTCTGAATTATATATAACTCATTGAATAACTGCTTCTTACAGGCATCTCCCCTACCGTTTTCGGCGAAGCCGAAAACGGTAGGGGAGGGGGAGCTTATAATTTTGGATCCATGGGTTTCACACATGGCTATTATTGTTATGCCCTTTCAGGGCATTTTTGTAGTCAATTCCATAATTTGAAGAAATGGTATTTTACTTTTTAGATAAAAATGATAAAAGCAAAATTGAGAAAATAGATGAAGACGAAAATGTGGCATAAATGACAGTAATTGTAAAATTGTTGTATATGCTATAGTAGCAGTTAATTAAGTGCGTAAAATCCGAATATTATAGTCTCGGAAAACCCATTATATTGCACGTTTGCGTATCTGCGAAACTTGAGTAATTTAATTAGAGAAAAGATTTTACTTGACAAGATTCAGCCATAGAAGCCTATATAGTACTATTAAATAACCGAGGAGGTTTTATGAATCGCCAAGAATTAATTGCGAAAATTTGTGAGGATGTAAAATTAACAAAAAAGCAAGCAAATTCTGCTTTGGCCTGTGTTCTGGAAAATATTGGAGGAGCCTTAAAGAAAGGTGATAAGGTCTCTCTGGTCGGATTTGGTACTTTCAAGGTTGCAGAACGTAAAGCTCGTACTGGTGTGAATCCTTCAACTGGTAAGAAAATTCAAATACCAGCTCGCAAAGTTCCTGTTTTCAAACCGGGAAAGAAACTAAAAGAATCAGTTTAATCAGTTTCTAATTCGGCACAAATTAAGCAAGGGTGGATAACCCTTGCTTATTTTTTTATCTGGCAAAATAATTCTATTGACTATTTTTGCAGGGACTCAATTTTGTTGCTTAAATATATTTATATAAAAAAGAGGATATTATGAAGTTTTCGATTGAACGCAAAGATTTGTTACCCCATATTCAGCATCTTATTAATATAGTCCCCGGCAAAAATACTATGCCGATACTTACAAATTTCCTGATAGAAGCGGATGAAAATGAAAATCAACTGATTATCACCGTCACAGATTTGGAAATAACAGTTATTGCTTATATTAAGGCAAATGTGATCAACGGTGGCAAGATAGCAATATCTGCAAAAAGACTGATGGATATTCTTACCAGATTACCTGATAAAATGATTGATTTTGTCAAAAAAGAAGATGACATCGTTATCGACTGCAATGCCATTGAATTTAATCTGCTTTGCGCAGAAACAAGTCAGTTCCCACTGGTTCCAGAGGTCGATCTCTCTGCTTCTGTCCCTATTAATGCCGGTCTCTTTCGCAAGATGATAGAAAACACCAGCTTTGCTGTATCTACAGAGATCAATCGCGCAATTTTTACTGGTATCAATTGGACTCTGGATCCTGAATTTCAAATGATGGCAGCTACTGATGGTAAAAAAATTGCTGAATTCAAGCATAACAAACCAACTCATGTGGAAGAACGCATCGAGAGGATAATTCCTACTAAAGGTCTTAATTTCCTGGATAAAGTCATTAATGAAACTATCTCCGAAGTTGGTGTTCTGATTGAACCCAATAGAGTGATCTTTCAGTATGCTCCTTATGTATTGATGACTCACGTAATTGAAGGTCATTATCCTGATTATAATAAAGCTATCCCCAAAAATAATACTAATATTCTCCTGTTGGATAAACTTTTGCTAAAAGAAGCAGTTAACCGTGTTTCTCTGCTGGCTATAGAAGATACTTACAAAATCCGCATGAAAATCAAAGAAAATACTATCTTGATAGATTGTATTAATCGTGATGAAGGTGAAGCGCATGAGCAGATCCATAACTTTGAATATGAAGGTGAAGATCTGGAAATTGCCTTTAATTATAAATTCTTACTCGCAATTCTAAATGTGATAGAAACTCCTCAAGTGGAAATCCGATTTGGCAAAGATAATGAGGGAGCTCTGCTCTTTAATCATGGTGAGGAAAAGGATTATTCTACCCGTTTCCTGCTCATGCCCTTGCGGTTCTTATAATTGCTGCTCAATTCTCTTGAGATCATAGATTTTAGAAATTATCGCGCCCTTAGTATGGATTTTGATCCCAGGGGCGCGATTATTACAGGAGATAATGGAATAGGAAAAACCAATCTACTGGAAGCTGTTTATTATCTTGCGTTTGGGAAATCATTTCGAACTGCTCATGATCATGAATTGATAAGATTCTCTCATCCTTTTTTTCGTGTAATAGGTAATTTCAATAAAGGAAAAGAAAATATTTCCATTTCTGCTGCTGCTGATAAAAACAATAAAATATTTAAAATAAATAAAGTCTCTCTGGAACGGCTTTCGGAATTATTTAGATACTTCAAAACTGTCTATTTCTCGCCTTCTGACCTGGATATTGTCACTGGAAGTCCTGCCTGCCGTCGCTTGTTTCTCGATCAGGCTATCGCTCAATATGATCCGCTATATCTAGAGAACCTGCGTAATTTTCGTCACACGCTTAAGCAGCGAAATGCTCTCCTTAAAACAAAATACAACAAACAGGAAAAAGAAACCTGGGATGATCAATTTGTGGAAGCTTCCAGCAGAGTTATCATGCAGAGGCTCAATTACCTGGAGCATTTTATCCCTCTTCTAATAGAGCAATACCGTCAATTTATTCAAAACCGTGAGACAATCCATATTTTTTATCAATACTCTTTTCAACTCAGGCAGAATGAATTCTCGCGCTCTGCGTTTTCTGAACATCTCCGTAAAAATGAATTTCAGGAGAACCTTGCCCAGAGGACTTTATCAGGTCCGCATCTTGATGATCTGGAATTCACAATCAATGGTATCAATGCCCGGAGCTTTGCCTCCCAGGGACAGGCAAGATCTCTGGTCATTATCATGCGACTCGTTCAGGCTCTGCTCATCAGCCATGATCAGGATGATCTTCCCCTGCTTATGTTTGACGATGTCCTCTCTGACCTTGATCAAAATAGAGCAAAAGCCATTCTCCAATTACTGCAGGATAAATACCAGATATTGATAGCTTCTCCATTTCTTTCACATTATCAACACCTGCCTCTCCCAGTTATTGATCTCAGGAAAACTATATGAAAAAGAAATTCGATGCTGATCTTAATCGTAATGTGCTCGCCTGGGTCATGTATGATTTTGCAAATTCTTCATTCACCACTATCATCGTCACCGTGGTTTATGCGGTATATTTCAAAAATATCGTTGTTGATAATGGTGAACTGGGAACCGCACTGTGGGGGAGAGCAGTAAGTTTATCCATGCTCCTCGTTGCTATCGCAGCTCCCATTTTGGGTGCAGTAGCAGATTTCTCCCGCGCCAAAAAGAATTTCCTGATCTATTGCACCGGCATCACAGTGGTTTTTACTGCCCTCTTATATTTTGTGGGTCCAGGTGATATTTCAAAAGGTATCTGGTTTTTCGTAATTGCCAATTTCGGTTTTAATTGTGCCAATGTGTTTTATAATGCCCTGCTGCCGGAAGTAACGTCTCGTTCCAGCATGGGCAAAGTCTCCGGCTGGGGCTGGGGAATAGGCTATATTGGTGGTCTTCTCTCACTTGTGCTGGTCTATCCCCTGGTCGAAAACCACATCAGACTGGTTTTCCCCGTTGTGGCAGTCTTCTTTTCCTCTTTCGCTCTTATCACATTCATCTTCCTCAAAAGTGCCATTCCTACCTTCTCCCGACGCACAAATTATTTCCGCACTGCCTTTCAGCGCATATATTCCTCTGCCCGTAAAATCGGTCATTTTCGCGAACTTGTTAAATTTATTATCAGCTACCTTATATATAATGACGGAATTGTGATCATCATCACCTTTGCTTCTATATATGGCTCCACCCGTTTTGATATGACCGGACAGGAACTCATTAAATATTTCATCATTATGAATGTCACTTCTTTTATTGGCGCATTTATATTCGGCTATATTCTGGATAGGATCGGTGCTAAAATAACCATTGCTATCACGCTGGTGCTTTGGCTCTTCGTTGCTGCCGGAGCTTTCTTCTGTAACTCCATGGGTACTTTTTATCTCGTAGGTATGTTTGCTGGTCTGGCAATTGGCTCCTGTCAATCTTCCAGCCGCACCATGCTTGCCCTGCTCACTCCTGATGACAAAATGGCTGAATTCTTTGGCTTCTATTCTTTTACTGGCAAAGTCTCCTCCGTTATTGGTCCTCTACTCTATGGCGAGATTGCCCGGATCACAGGCTCTCAGCAGCTCTCCATCCTCTCCATCTCTTTTTTCTTCCTCGCAGGTCTACTGGTGCTATTCACAGTAGATGAAAAAAAAGGCAAAGAAGCCGCCAAAAACTGGAAAACTACAGAATAGCTTCACAACTCACGAAAATTATAGACATTTTTCACTATAATATATTTTAGACACAAATAGAGCTTTGGATGGTAAATATATGCTAAGAGAATTTTTAAATAGTAAGATACACCGGGCAACTGTTACGGAACGGGACTTGAATTATGTAGGCAGCATCTCTATTGATGCAAATCTGCTAAAGGCTGCCAATATGCTCCCGGATGAGAAGGTGGATATCTATAATATCTCCAATGGCGAACGCTTTTCCACCTATATCCTGGAAGCTCCTGCCGGTTCTGGAATGATTGGACTCAATGGTGCTGCAGCCCATAAAGTGAATCTGCATGATAAGGTGATAATTGTCACCTATAATTATCTGGCAGAAAAAGAGATCCCTCACCGTAAATCTACTGTGATCGTGATCGAATCTGATGATAATCTCATATATAGAAAACTGGAGAAATAAATGCTCCCTTCTGTGATCAATTCCGTGCTGGAGATGCAATGCCTTACCCGTAAAGCTGATACTATTCTCGGATTTGTTCCCACCATGGGCTTTCTGCACAAAGGTCATCTATCTCTGGTGGAAATGGCAAAAAAACAGTGTGACATCGTCATCGTGAGCATATTCGTTAACCCCTCTCAATTTGCTCCCACTGAAGACCTTGATAATTATCCCCGGGATTTTGATCGGGATCTTAAATTACTGGCAGAATTAGGCGTAGATTATGTGTTTTTTCCCCAAACAATTGAAATGTATCCCCCCGGATATTCCACCTGGGTGACAGTGGAAGGCGTAAGCGAAGTACTGTGCGGTAAAAGCAGACCTGAGCATTTCAAAGGCGTTTCCACTATCGTATGCAAACTCGTAAATATAGTTAATCCTAATTATATGTATATGGGTGAAAAGGATTTTCAGCAGATTGCTGTGCTTAAAAGAATGCTCCTCGATCTTAATCTGGAAACTGTAATTGTCCCCTGCCCGATTATCCGCGAAGATGACGGACTTGCCATGAGTTCCCGCAATAAATATCTTGTTGATCAGCAGCGAGAAGATGCCCTTTGCCTCTATAGATCAATCCAGCATACCCGCACCAGATATCAGCAGGGATGTCGCACAGCAGACGAACTTCTCCCCGAAATTGAGCAGATCATAACTGAAAATAACGGCAAAATTGACTATATCGAGTTCAGAACAGCAGACGACCTGAAACCAGTTGACCAGCTCGATAAAAATACCCGCCTCTTCCTGGCAGTACAAATAGGAAACACCCGCCTTATAGACAACGCATTTATCACCATTTAATAATTAATCTCATACTAATCTAATTAATATCCCCTTATATTCCCCATTATTTCTCTCGCTTGCGCATTCTAAGCACCATATTCCCACCCTTGCCTCAATTGCACTCCAAACGACACCACATTTTATTGTTGTGTTGTTTGGAGTGCAATTGGGAATTTTTTGCTTTGATTCTGGTAGATATGTAGTATATTATCAAAAGGTAGTCGTATTTAGTTTGGGAAACTTATTCTCATTGGTATCTCCTTGATCTAAGGAGTGAAAATGAGTAGCAGGAAGAAAGTATTAAGAGGAGAGGGTCTGCTGCATTTCTTTGAGATGCACGGACGCTGGGGTGACACTATCTATCGCCAGAAACGTAATGGCGAGACCGAAGAGTACGATTATGTTTATATTCCACCTTCAGGTGAATCACCTTTGAAGTTGCGGACGCAAGTGATCAATTCCTTTGCCAATAAAGTATCGAATCCGCAATATCAGGGTTATAGCAGTATCCTCAAGAAGCTGTATTATTACACGCCCTACTTCATCACGCCAGGGAATTATCAATTGCTTGCCAAGACGATATTTTATATCCGCGAAACCGATATTTATACCCTGACACTTTCAGGTCAAGCAGGATTTAGCTGGCAGCAGAAACTTTTTAAAAGGACTAAAGTTAATCTGAGCTTCAATGTTGCGGGAGAATATGAGATAGCAGTTAATAAAGGACAGGATATTGATGAATACTGCCGTCGGAGATTTATTGTGCTGGAAGATGGGGCAGACCTGAAAACAGCTTATAGAGATTATCTGAATGAATATTTGGCAGAAATACTGCAAAAAGATGAACCTGCATTTGAACGGATCAAAACCTATAAGAGGGGACTTGTCCCAAAGACGAATATAGTATCAGGCATAAGCAGAACCTATCGAGGACAGATATTCTATCAGAGGAGAAACAGTAAAATCACATTTCTCAGAGCAAATTATGATCATTCTCTAAATGCCCAAACTCAAATATTTAAGCAGCAAAAAGCAGCAGCAATCATCTCCTGGAACGCAGAAACAGAAGAATTCAAGCATAACTGGGAGAGAAAGTTTAATACCTGGTACTCCATAAATTATCGCAGAATAAATCGAATGATGACGCCTTATATGTGGTATGTGAGGAGGTTTTTAGAAGATAATAAATAGTGGCTAAATTATAATGGTGTTCCATAATAAGAGTCAATAGTTAGAAAAATTATTTGACTTAACATTAATTATAAGATATTTTTGAATTGGTGCTGGGTAAGATCACGCATCTTAATAATTGGGAAATGGGATAAGTATAATACCCCAACAAGAGCCTTATGCAAAGGATGGTTATGATGAAAAGAGCGATGATGTTATTACTATTATTATGGACAATTGGTTTATGGAGTTTTATCTGCTGGGATGCCGGTGATCGGGATGATTATGATGGACTTAATATCACAAAGATAAACGTTTATTTCCAGAATGCAAATTGTACCATTACTGCTAAAGCATGGACTGGAGTTAATGCTGATACTGAAATACTCCGCCAGACATTGACTGCTCCTGTAGCAGATGCCGGGATCGATCAAGTTGTTCGTGATGGTGAAACTATCACTCTTGATGGATCAGGTTCTTATGATCCTGATGATGACGTAATCACTTATATCTGGACTGCTCCTGCTGGTATCACTCTTAATAATGCAGCCGCAGAAATGCCTACATTTATTGCTCCAGAAGTTAATAATGATATTGATTATACATTTACTCTGGTTGTAAGCGATGGTGAACAAACTGATTCAGATCAGGTAGTTGTTACTGTTCAGCAGGATGAACCACGAAATGTTGACGCTGTTCATCTTACAAATCCAGCTTTTATTATGCTTACCTGGGAAGCTCCTGGTATTGGTGGCGAAACAGGTGAATGGATACATTATGATGATGGCATGAATGATGATGGTATTGGAATCACCAATGGTGGCTCATTTAGAGTAGCTGCCCGTTGGGATGCTGGTGATCTTGATGATTATGATGGATTGCAGATCACTAAGATGAATTTCGTCCCACGTGAAGCTGGAAGCACATATACTCTTAAAGTCTGGACTGGTGTAAATGCCTCTAACGAAGTTCTCAGTCAGCCAGTTACTGATCTGGTTATGGAAGCCTGGAATGAAGTTTATTATACTTCTCCAATTACGATTGATTCAGCTGATGAACTTTGGATTGGTTATGCTATCGATAACCAGCCAGCCGGTAGTTATCCTGCTGGTTGCGATGCTGGACCTGCTATTGCCGGTTATGGAGATATGATCTCTATGAGCGGTGGTGCATGGCAGGCACTGAGTGCTTTAGAGCTTGATTATAACTGGAATATCCAAGCATGGGTTACCGGTGCAATTCGTCCACTTCCAAAGGCTGCTGTTTCAGAAGCTCCTGAAGTAATTGGTTTTCTCACTCTGGAAAGTAATGAATTCGCCAGGGGTAACCTGAGACCAGCTTCATCTGATACTCGTGATGAACGCTCATTCCTGCTCGGATTCTATGTTTTCTTAGATGACGTTCAGTATGATGAAGATCTTCTTGATATCGATGAAACTTCATATATCTTTCTGAATATGATTGGTAATCACAGTTATGGTGTTGCTGCTGTTTATAATGACGGTATGTCTGATATAGAATCGATAGGTACAGATACCGATGGTAATAATGTACTACCTGTTGTTACTGCTCTAACTAGTGTATACCCAAATCCATTCAATCCTGAGACTAATATCAGTTTTGAACTTGCTGGCGATGGGTTTGTGTTGATAGAGGTTTATAATATCAAGGGGCAGAAGATTGCCACTGTGCTTAAGCAAGAGATGGCTGTTGGAGCACATACAGTTATCTGGAATGCTGAAGGGCAGAATAGTGGGATTTATTTCCTGCGTTTTGAAGCTGACGGAAAATGTGATTTGAAGAAGGTGATTTTATTGAAATAAAGCGAGATACGAGACACGATATTTAGAAAATGCAGGGGCAGGATATTTTCTGCACCCTCTTGTTTTGCTCAACTGAGCACTCATAATTCAGGGACTTTAAATATATAACAATCCATATTTCGTTTTTATTAATCTAAATATACCTATTATCTGCGATCCTAAACGCAAATTATTATATTTATCAGGCATACTCCCGATAATTATATTAACAGGAAGGCTATTTAATTAATTTGCAACAATATAAGTCATCTAATATATTTAAATTCCCCGAAGGGGATAAAGGTGCATAGCCTCTGGTGGCACTTCGTTTCACCGGAGGCTATGCTTCTTTTTCCCCTTTCGGGGAATAATAAAAAACTGTGATGAATACTGATAAAATTCTGGGGTGATGCGTGTTATTATAATTATAACTTGCCAATGGAATCCAAAGAAAAAAGTTAAATTTCCCCAATCCTTCCCAAAAAAATTGAACTGTCTCTGTATTTAATGAGGCTGTTCATATAAGTAATTGATATTATTGCAGGTTTTAAATTTTGGTAAATTGACCTTACTAAGACCTCGCGGATGGTAGAAAACCTCCGCAA contains:
- the recF gene encoding DNA replication/repair protein RecF — encoded protein: MLLNSLEIIDFRNYRALSMDFDPRGAIITGDNGIGKTNLLEAVYYLAFGKSFRTAHDHELIRFSHPFFRVIGNFNKGKENISISAAADKNNKIFKINKVSLERLSELFRYFKTVYFSPSDLDIVTGSPACRRLFLDQAIAQYDPLYLENLRNFRHTLKQRNALLKTKYNKQEKETWDDQFVEASSRVIMQRLNYLEHFIPLLIEQYRQFIQNRETIHIFYQYSFQLRQNEFSRSAFSEHLRKNEFQENLAQRTLSGPHLDDLEFTINGINARSFASQGQARSLVIIMRLVQALLISHDQDDLPLLMFDDVLSDLDQNRAKAILQLLQDKYQILIASPFLSHYQHLPLPVIDLRKTI
- the dnaN gene encoding DNA polymerase III subunit beta — translated: MKFSIERKDLLPHIQHLINIVPGKNTMPILTNFLIEADENENQLIITVTDLEITVIAYIKANVINGGKIAISAKRLMDILTRLPDKMIDFVKKEDDIVIDCNAIEFNLLCAETSQFPLVPEVDLSASVPINAGLFRKMIENTSFAVSTEINRAIFTGINWTLDPEFQMMAATDGKKIAEFKHNKPTHVEERIERIIPTKGLNFLDKVINETISEVGVLIEPNRVIFQYAPYVLMTHVIEGHYPDYNKAIPKNNTNILLLDKLLLKEAVNRVSLLAIEDTYKIRMKIKENTILIDCINRDEGEAHEQIHNFEYEGEDLEIAFNYKFLLAILNVIETPQVEIRFGKDNEGALLFNHGEEKDYSTRFLLMPLRFL
- a CDS encoding aspartate 1-decarboxylase is translated as MLREFLNSKIHRATVTERDLNYVGSISIDANLLKAANMLPDEKVDIYNISNGERFSTYILEAPAGSGMIGLNGAAAHKVNLHDKVIIVTYNYLAEKEIPHRKSTVIVIESDDNLIYRKLEK
- a CDS encoding T9SS type A sorting domain-containing protein — its product is MMKRAMMLLLLLWTIGLWSFICWDAGDRDDYDGLNITKINVYFQNANCTITAKAWTGVNADTEILRQTLTAPVADAGIDQVVRDGETITLDGSGSYDPDDDVITYIWTAPAGITLNNAAAEMPTFIAPEVNNDIDYTFTLVVSDGEQTDSDQVVVTVQQDEPRNVDAVHLTNPAFIMLTWEAPGIGGETGEWIHYDDGMNDDGIGITNGGSFRVAARWDAGDLDDYDGLQITKMNFVPREAGSTYTLKVWTGVNASNEVLSQPVTDLVMEAWNEVYYTSPITIDSADELWIGYAIDNQPAGSYPAGCDAGPAIAGYGDMISMSGGAWQALSALELDYNWNIQAWVTGAIRPLPKAAVSEAPEVIGFLTLESNEFARGNLRPASSDTRDERSFLLGFYVFLDDVQYDEDLLDIDETSYIFLNMIGNHSYGVAAVYNDGMSDIESIGTDTDGNNVLPVVTALTSVYPNPFNPETNISFELAGDGFVLIEVYNIKGQKIATVLKQEMAVGAHTVIWNAEGQNSGIYFLRFEADGKCDLKKVILLK
- a CDS encoding HU family DNA-binding protein; protein product: MNRQELIAKICEDVKLTKKQANSALACVLENIGGALKKGDKVSLVGFGTFKVAERKARTGVNPSTGKKIQIPARKVPVFKPGKKLKESV
- the panC gene encoding pantoate--beta-alanine ligase, which encodes MLPSVINSVLEMQCLTRKADTILGFVPTMGFLHKGHLSLVEMAKKQCDIVIVSIFVNPSQFAPTEDLDNYPRDFDRDLKLLAELGVDYVFFPQTIEMYPPGYSTWVTVEGVSEVLCGKSRPEHFKGVSTIVCKLVNIVNPNYMYMGEKDFQQIAVLKRMLLDLNLETVIVPCPIIREDDGLAMSSRNKYLVDQQREDALCLYRSIQHTRTRYQQGCRTADELLPEIEQIITENNGKIDYIEFRTADDLKPVDQLDKNTRLFLAVQIGNTRLIDNAFITI
- a CDS encoding MFS transporter — protein: MKKKFDADLNRNVLAWVMYDFANSSFTTIIVTVVYAVYFKNIVVDNGELGTALWGRAVSLSMLLVAIAAPILGAVADFSRAKKNFLIYCTGITVVFTALLYFVGPGDISKGIWFFVIANFGFNCANVFYNALLPEVTSRSSMGKVSGWGWGIGYIGGLLSLVLVYPLVENHIRLVFPVVAVFFSSFALITFIFLKSAIPTFSRRTNYFRTAFQRIYSSARKIGHFRELVKFIISYLIYNDGIVIIITFASIYGSTRFDMTGQELIKYFIIMNVTSFIGAFIFGYILDRIGAKITIAITLVLWLFVAAGAFFCNSMGTFYLVGMFAGLAIGSCQSSSRTMLALLTPDDKMAEFFGFYSFTGKVSSVIGPLLYGEIARITGSQQLSILSISFFFLAGLLVLFTVDEKKGKEAAKNWKTTE
- a CDS encoding histidinol-phosphate transaminase: IHLNRYYSDITQDLNHEIANYAEIEPEQLISGNGADEMLYFLFNAVRDNGNSFALTLSPSYFDYQSYCDAVGLSLKTFPLSEDFSFEPDNLMKLADDPDCKLVIICNPNNPTGNLFPYEDIIQIIEKNPQRLMLIDETYFEFSGVTLVPLINKYPNLVIIRTFSKAFSAAGLRFGYLISCQNNINEIKKVVTAFNMSIFTQAMALTIIRNKGIFLEYNQKIIQQRELLYNNITTLPQVQVFKSYTNFLLFRHKDYIDLFNYLKENEIAVRNVGNQGILKNCLRVSVAEDKLNRIFFKKVNEFGL